One Paraburkholderia dioscoreae DNA segment encodes these proteins:
- a CDS encoding DUF2795 domain-containing protein: MTASAIPGESIDLQIADLLGEVQFPTNKDALVDAAREAGASNEVLSMLDGLPEQDYADVSSVTRLVSGNYSPGLSG; encoded by the coding sequence ATGACCGCATCGGCCATTCCCGGCGAATCAATTGATCTGCAGATCGCCGATCTTCTGGGCGAAGTCCAGTTTCCAACCAATAAAGATGCGCTCGTCGACGCCGCGCGCGAAGCCGGTGCGAGCAACGAGGTGCTGTCGATGCTCGACGGTTTGCCGGAACAGGATTACGCCGATGTGAGCTCGGTGACGCGTCTGGTCAGCGGAAACTACAGTCCGGGGTTGAGCGGTTGA